A window of the Desulfotignum phosphitoxidans DSM 13687 genome harbors these coding sequences:
- a CDS encoding prepilin peptidase, translating to MTISMLAVLIFIFMFGACIGSFLNVCIYRIPRNMSIVFPGSACPACGHGLPFYANIPILSFLILKGRCLFCSHPISLQYMVVEIVTGMLAVLTYLIFGWTPEALVWFAFAATLVVVSGIDLAFRIIPDRISIPGIFVFGILARVVLDRPLTGIVSGILVGGGILYGVALVYYLIRKTDGMGGGDIKLLAMIGAVTGVTGVLFTLFAGSFAGTGAGIAAMIRNRHADRRMQLPFGPFLSAGALVYVFFGDPIIDWYFLWAVF from the coding sequence ATGACAATCTCTATGCTGGCGGTCCTTATCTTTATATTTATGTTCGGTGCCTGTATCGGCAGTTTTTTAAATGTGTGCATTTACCGGATTCCCCGGAACATGTCCATTGTATTTCCCGGATCTGCCTGTCCGGCCTGCGGGCATGGCCTGCCGTTTTATGCCAACATCCCCATCCTCAGTTTTCTGATTCTCAAAGGACGCTGTCTGTTCTGCAGCCATCCCATTTCTTTGCAGTACATGGTGGTTGAAATCGTGACGGGGATGCTGGCCGTATTGACATACCTGATTTTTGGCTGGACCCCGGAAGCGTTGGTCTGGTTCGCATTTGCCGCCACCCTGGTGGTGGTCTCCGGCATTGATCTGGCATTCCGGATTATTCCGGACCGGATCAGCATTCCGGGCATTTTTGTTTTCGGAATACTGGCCCGGGTCGTGCTGGACCGGCCTTTGACCGGCATTGTCTCCGGAATTCTGGTGGGCGGCGGCATTCTCTACGGGGTGGCCCTGGTGTATTATCTCATCCGCAAAACCGACGGCATGGGCGGCGGCGATATCAAACTGCTGGCCATGATCGGTGCAGTCACCGGGGTGACCGGTGTCCTTTTCACTTTGTTTGCCGGATCATTTGCCGGCACGGGTGCGGGGATCGCAGCCATGATCAGAAACAGACATGCGGATCGCCGGATGCAGCTGCCTTTCGGGCCGTTCCTGTCCGCAGGCGCGCTGGTCTATGTTTTTTTCGGCGACCCCATCATTGACTGGTACTTTTTATGGGCAGTTTTTTGA
- the lon gene encoding endopeptidase La gives MAEADMDDLIEVIEKEGNLDNIPKTLPMMPVRDIVVFTDMLLPLFVGRDKSIKAMEECVGYDRYIFLTAQKDAEVENPGTEDVYEIGTVGRVQKMIKLPDGRIKALVQGIVKAKAVAWLKKRGYFKVEVSFLEEQDPEELDIELEALMRNVKENSEKLLSLKGELSGDIGDLLSHIDSPGKLADLVAANLNLRTEDAQALLELNDTPERLKKVNDLLARELALTTVQAKIQTDVKDEISKNQRDYYLREQVKAIHRELGESDEKLAEIKEFKAKIKRCKLPKEGEEEAVKQLRRLEQMHSDSSEASVVRTYLDTIVELPWSKSSKDVLDITRAQTVLDKNHLGLEKVKERILEYLSVRKLNPKKKGQIICFVGPPGVGKTSLGQAIAKAMKRKFQRLSLGGIRDEAEIRGHRRTYIGSMPGRILQGLRQCGTNNPVFMLDEIDKLGNDFRGDPSSALLEALDPEQNTAFSDHYLNIPFDLSNVMFILTANIADTIPSALLDRMEVIRIPGYTHQEKIEIAKTHLLPRKLRDNGLIRRSITIHPNALATIVTEHTLEAGLRELERKLDTICRKIARKIAEGQKGKFTITRQNLTRYLGPPQYMPELDQEESQVGLASGLAWTEVGGEILYIEISLFPGKGELLVTGQIGEVMQESARAALTWTKANQELLGIDKDAFDNQDIHIHVPAGAIPKDGPSAGIAMVTALVSAFTGRRVNNLVAMTGEVSLRGRVLPIGGLKEKALGALRAGIKQVIIPEKNKKDLYDIPKNVKSKLKFTCVRDVNQVLDIALEPCVEASAKEADIPETDPDGTA, from the coding sequence ATGGCAGAAGCGGATATGGATGATCTGATTGAAGTGATTGAAAAAGAGGGGAATCTTGACAATATTCCCAAAACCCTCCCCATGATGCCGGTCCGGGACATTGTGGTGTTCACCGATATGCTGCTGCCCCTGTTTGTGGGCCGGGACAAATCCATCAAAGCCATGGAGGAATGCGTCGGTTACGACCGGTATATCTTTTTGACGGCCCAGAAGGACGCGGAAGTGGAAAATCCCGGTACCGAGGATGTGTATGAGATCGGCACCGTGGGCCGGGTCCAGAAAATGATCAAACTGCCGGACGGCCGGATCAAGGCCCTGGTGCAGGGGATCGTTAAGGCAAAAGCCGTGGCGTGGCTCAAGAAGCGCGGTTATTTCAAGGTGGAAGTGTCTTTTTTAGAGGAGCAGGATCCCGAGGAACTGGATATTGAGCTGGAAGCGCTGATGCGCAACGTCAAGGAAAACAGTGAAAAACTGCTGAGTCTGAAAGGGGAGCTGTCCGGAGATATCGGGGATCTTCTGTCCCATATCGATTCCCCGGGCAAACTGGCGGATCTGGTGGCGGCCAACCTGAATCTTCGCACCGAAGACGCCCAGGCACTGCTGGAACTCAATGACACACCCGAGCGGCTCAAAAAAGTCAATGACCTGCTGGCCCGGGAACTGGCCTTGACCACGGTCCAGGCCAAGATTCAGACGGATGTGAAAGATGAAATTTCAAAAAATCAGCGGGATTATTACCTGCGGGAGCAGGTCAAGGCCATCCACCGGGAACTGGGGGAAAGCGATGAAAAACTGGCGGAGATCAAAGAGTTCAAGGCCAAGATAAAACGGTGCAAACTGCCCAAAGAAGGCGAGGAAGAGGCTGTGAAGCAGTTGCGGCGCCTGGAGCAGATGCATTCGGATTCCTCGGAAGCTTCCGTGGTCCGAACCTATCTGGATACCATCGTGGAACTGCCCTGGAGCAAATCCAGCAAAGATGTGCTGGATATCACCCGTGCCCAGACCGTGCTGGACAAAAACCATCTGGGTCTGGAAAAGGTCAAGGAGCGGATCCTGGAATATCTGAGTGTCAGAAAGCTCAATCCCAAAAAAAAGGGACAGATCATCTGCTTTGTGGGACCTCCGGGCGTGGGCAAGACCTCTTTAGGTCAGGCCATAGCCAAGGCCATGAAACGCAAGTTCCAGCGCCTGTCTCTGGGCGGTATCCGGGATGAGGCCGAAATCCGGGGGCACCGCCGGACCTATATCGGTTCCATGCCCGGCCGGATTCTCCAGGGTCTGCGCCAGTGCGGCACCAACAACCCCGTGTTCATGCTGGACGAGATCGACAAGCTGGGCAATGATTTCAGAGGAGACCCCTCATCCGCCCTGCTGGAAGCCCTGGACCCGGAACAGAACACCGCGTTTTCCGATCATTACCTGAACATCCCTTTTGACCTGTCCAATGTGATGTTCATATTGACGGCCAATATTGCCGACACCATCCCGTCGGCCCTGCTGGACCGCATGGAGGTGATCCGGATTCCCGGGTATACGCACCAGGAAAAAATCGAGATCGCCAAAACCCATCTGCTGCCCCGGAAACTGCGGGACAACGGATTGATCAGACGGTCCATCACCATTCATCCCAATGCCCTGGCAACCATTGTGACCGAGCATACCCTGGAAGCGGGCTTGCGGGAACTGGAGCGCAAGCTGGACACCATCTGCCGGAAGATCGCCCGGAAAATTGCCGAAGGCCAGAAAGGCAAATTCACCATCACCCGCCAGAACCTGACCCGGTATTTAGGCCCGCCCCAGTATATGCCGGAACTGGATCAGGAGGAAAGCCAGGTGGGCCTGGCATCGGGCCTGGCCTGGACGGAGGTGGGCGGAGAAATCCTGTATATCGAGATTTCTTTGTTTCCGGGCAAAGGGGAACTTCTGGTCACGGGCCAGATCGGCGAGGTGATGCAGGAATCGGCCCGGGCCGCCCTGACCTGGACCAAGGCCAACCAGGAACTCTTAGGCATTGACAAGGATGCGTTCGACAACCAGGATATCCATATTCATGTGCCGGCCGGCGCCATTCCCAAGGACGGCCCCTCAGCCGGGATTGCCATGGTCACAGCCCTGGTGTCGGCCTTTACCGGACGGCGGGTGAACAACCTGGTGGCCATGACCGGCGAGGTGTCTTTGCGGGGCCGGGTTTTGCCCATCGGCGGGCTCAAGGAAAAAGCCCTGGGCGCGTTGCGGGCCGGTATCAAACAGGTGATCATTCCGGAAAAAAATAAAAAAGATCTGTATGATATTCCCAAAAACGTGAAATCCAAACTCAAGTTCACCTGTGTCCGGGATGTGAACCAGGTGCTGGACATCGCTCTGGAACCTTGCGTGGAAGCTTCAGCAAAAGAGGCGGATATCCCGGAAACGGACCCGGATGGGACAGCGTGA
- the tsaB gene encoding tRNA (adenosine(37)-N6)-threonylcarbamoyltransferase complex dimerization subunit type 1 TsaB — protein sequence MKILALSTAEPGCSLAVTDNDQLVCETYWHSRLTHSRRLLSMAGDLFPDQAGCEISDVDAFVAAKGPGSFTGLRIGISAVLGLSTALSRPAAGVSSLDGIACRFSQVDVPVCAMMDARRGQVYCAVFRFEHGRLKEKTDDTVCSPKQAISMVSGKDAVFAGSGARVYETKIQETFKGRARMAPPFMDAVSAAALAWAARTTPDFFQNPANTLVPDYLRSEGADAPRGFA from the coding sequence GTGAAAATTCTTGCCCTGAGCACGGCGGAACCCGGGTGCAGTCTGGCCGTGACAGACAATGATCAACTGGTGTGTGAAACTTACTGGCACAGCCGGCTGACCCATTCCCGGCGCCTGCTTTCCATGGCCGGGGATCTGTTTCCCGACCAGGCCGGGTGTGAGATTTCCGACGTGGATGCGTTTGTGGCTGCCAAAGGACCGGGCAGTTTCACGGGACTGCGCATCGGCATCAGTGCCGTGCTCGGCCTGTCAACGGCATTGTCCCGGCCGGCCGCGGGGGTGTCCAGCCTGGACGGGATTGCCTGCCGGTTTTCTCAAGTTGATGTGCCCGTGTGCGCCATGATGGATGCCCGCCGGGGCCAGGTATATTGTGCGGTTTTCCGGTTTGAACACGGGCGGCTCAAGGAAAAAACCGATGACACGGTGTGTTCGCCTAAACAGGCCATATCCATGGTGTCGGGGAAAGATGCCGTGTTTGCCGGGTCCGGTGCAAGGGTATATGAAACAAAAATACAGGAAACCTTTAAGGGCCGGGCCCGGATGGCACCGCCGTTCATGGATGCGGTCAGTGCCGCAGCCTTGGCCTGGGCGGCCCGGACCACGCCGGATTTTTTTCAAAATCCCGCCAACACCCTGGTCCCGGACTATCTTCGGTCCGAAGGTGCGGACGCGCCCCGGGGTTTTGCTTGA
- a CDS encoding phosphatidylserine decarboxylase family protein: MDRTKWPGRRAALPVAVPGIKFILGAAFLTGVFFYLGWVAAGSVAAVVTLFITWFFRDPDRQVPEGDQWLVSPADGRVIRVDDGVDSEYLSGSFQKVSIFMNVFNVHVNRIPLDGVVEKAVYTPGRFINASFDKASVFNERNALIIRTSGEQRFVVVQIAGLIARRIVNCANAGTRVHRGERYGMIQFGSRLDLYLPLTCRIQVRKGDKTMAGVTVIGEMPSVSS; this comes from the coding sequence ATGGATCGAACAAAATGGCCGGGCCGCCGGGCTGCATTGCCGGTAGCGGTTCCGGGCATTAAATTTATACTGGGCGCCGCCTTTTTGACGGGGGTGTTTTTTTATTTGGGGTGGGTTGCTGCGGGCAGTGTTGCCGCGGTTGTCACCCTTTTTATCACCTGGTTTTTCCGGGATCCGGACCGGCAGGTGCCTGAAGGCGATCAATGGCTGGTATCTCCGGCCGACGGCCGGGTGATCCGGGTAGATGACGGGGTAGACAGCGAATATCTGTCCGGGTCGTTCCAGAAGGTGAGCATTTTCATGAACGTGTTCAATGTGCATGTCAACCGGATCCCTCTGGACGGGGTGGTGGAAAAAGCGGTGTACACACCGGGCCGTTTTATCAATGCGTCCTTTGACAAGGCATCTGTTTTCAATGAACGCAACGCATTGATCATCCGGACCTCCGGTGAGCAGCGGTTTGTGGTGGTGCAGATTGCCGGGCTGATCGCCCGGCGGATTGTCAACTGCGCGAATGCCGGCACCCGGGTGCACCGGGGGGAGCGGTACGGCATGATTCAGTTCGGTTCCCGACTGGATCTGTATCTGCCGCTAACCTGCCGGATACAGGTCCGAAAAGGGGACAAGACTATGGCCGGCGTGACCGTTATCGGAGAAATGCCGTCCGTTTCGTCATAA
- the greA gene encoding transcription elongation factor GreA produces the protein MEQIPITKQGYEALKQELARLKREERPANIKAIETARAHGDLSENAEYHAAKERQSFLEGRIGEISYKLGVAKVIDPDSVPKDVVRFASRVLVENLDSEEQVEYMIVGPDEADIKLGKISVSSPLGSALIGKRAGDEAMLQAPGGKRIYEIIDIL, from the coding sequence TTGGAGCAGATACCGATTACCAAACAGGGTTATGAAGCCCTGAAACAGGAGCTGGCAAGACTTAAACGCGAGGAACGTCCCGCAAACATCAAAGCCATTGAAACGGCCCGGGCCCACGGGGATTTGTCTGAGAACGCGGAATATCATGCGGCCAAGGAACGCCAGTCTTTTCTTGAGGGGCGCATCGGAGAGATCAGTTATAAACTGGGCGTTGCCAAGGTGATTGATCCGGATTCCGTTCCCAAGGATGTGGTGCGGTTCGCCAGCCGGGTTCTGGTGGAAAACCTGGACTCGGAAGAGCAGGTGGAGTATATGATTGTGGGGCCGGATGAAGCGGACATCAAACTGGGAAAAATTTCGGTTTCCTCTCCTTTGGGCAGTGCCTTGATCGGCAAACGGGCCGGTGATGAAGCCATGCTCCAGGCTCCGGGCGGCAAACGGATATATGAAATTATAGATATTTTATAG
- the rpoZ gene encoding DNA-directed RNA polymerase subunit omega: protein MARVTIEDCLKNVNNRFELVHLAAKRVRQVREGAELLVPRSKNGDVVTVLREIAAGRIKVEPGPKTPGV, encoded by the coding sequence GTGGCAAGAGTCACCATTGAAGATTGTCTGAAAAATGTGAACAACCGGTTCGAACTGGTGCACCTGGCAGCCAAACGGGTCCGCCAGGTCAGGGAAGGGGCTGAACTGCTGGTCCCGCGCAGTAAAAACGGAGATGTGGTCACCGTGTTGCGGGAAATTGCCGCCGGACGGATCAAGGTCGAACCCGGACCGAAAACCCCGGGCGTCTGA
- the folE2 gene encoding GTP cyclohydrolase FolE2, translating to MIDTQNQPDYRKIPINKVGIKGLKYPVKVLDKTRGTQSTVADISMYVDLPHQCKGTHMSRFVEILHQSRTRISLESLTTILADMKKILGAQSSHIEITFPYFIAKQSPSAGVSGLMDYTCSIIGSSNSGHPTDIILKVAVPVTSVCPCSKAISDCGAHNQRGEVLVSTRFKKLIWIEDIVAIVERSASCDIFSVLKREDEKYVTEKAYNNPKFVEDLARDVAKILMADPNITWFSVSAENFESIHNHSAYAFIEK from the coding sequence ATGATCGATACACAGAATCAACCGGATTATCGGAAAATTCCCATAAACAAGGTTGGCATCAAAGGCCTGAAATACCCGGTCAAGGTGCTGGATAAAACCCGGGGGACCCAGTCCACGGTGGCGGATATCAGCATGTATGTGGATCTGCCCCACCAGTGCAAAGGGACCCACATGAGCCGGTTTGTGGAAATTCTGCACCAGTCCCGGACCCGCATTTCCCTGGAATCTTTGACCACGATTCTGGCGGATATGAAAAAGATCCTGGGCGCCCAATCCTCTCATATTGAAATCACGTTTCCCTATTTCATTGCCAAACAGTCCCCCAGTGCCGGGGTCAGCGGATTGATGGACTATACCTGTTCCATCATCGGATCATCCAATTCCGGGCATCCCACGGACATCATTTTAAAGGTGGCCGTGCCCGTGACATCCGTGTGTCCCTGTTCCAAAGCGATCAGCGACTGCGGTGCCCACAATCAGCGGGGCGAGGTCCTGGTGAGCACCCGGTTCAAAAAACTGATCTGGATCGAGGATATTGTGGCAATCGTGGAGCGCTCCGCTTCCTGCGACATTTTTTCCGTTCTCAAACGGGAGGATGAAAAATATGTCACGGAAAAAGCCTACAACAACCCTAAGTTCGTGGAAGATCTGGCCCGGGATGTGGCCAAAATCCTGATGGCGGATCCCAACATCACCTGGTTTTCCGTGAGCGCGGAAAACTTCGAATCCATCCATAACCACAGCGCCTACGCCTTCATCGAAAAATAA
- a CDS encoding D-alanyl-D-alanine carboxypeptidase/D-alanyl-D-alanine-endopeptidase encodes MLTFTVLALPGAHGNPVSSLGHASLAAVSEADRAILARAAGDGRAGILVTDDQGRVLFSQNPGTPRVPASILKILTSLAALEHLGPEYRFPTQAAFDSTIHTLYIRGMGDPLFVSEVIRDFCGQMANAFDLQQVDKIVIDQSYFTPDIFIPGTGRSLNPYDATTGALCANFNTLHFARDAATNTFVSAEPQTPLLNRFDQTIKETGLKKGRILLEKEVRPLYPGLLTAYFLKELGVTVTGIVETGSFPDSGSTFSGSAPVKALTLASPWTLEEVVKKLLEYSNNFIANQVMLALGAHVHGPPATLDKGVQVLTRTAAGLPGWDTAAIAEGSGISRENRVTPAQMGTLLMAFMPHHTLMPFTGTQYYKTGTLTGIRTRAGYFVGADQRLYPFVIMK; translated from the coding sequence ATGTTGACATTCACCGTTTTGGCCCTTCCGGGTGCACATGGCAACCCGGTCTCGTCGTTGGGGCATGCCAGCCTGGCTGCCGTGTCTGAAGCCGACCGGGCCATTTTGGCCCGGGCTGCCGGAGACGGCAGGGCCGGCATTCTGGTGACCGATGATCAGGGCCGGGTCCTGTTTTCACAAAACCCGGGCACACCCAGGGTCCCGGCCTCGATTCTCAAGATATTGACCAGCCTGGCGGCCCTGGAACACCTGGGACCGGAATACCGGTTTCCCACCCAGGCGGCGTTTGATTCAACGATCCATACCCTGTATATCCGCGGGATGGGAGATCCATTGTTCGTATCTGAAGTGATCCGGGATTTCTGCGGGCAGATGGCAAATGCATTTGATCTGCAGCAGGTGGATAAAATCGTGATCGATCAGAGCTATTTTACCCCGGACATCTTCATCCCGGGCACAGGGCGGTCATTGAATCCTTATGATGCCACCACCGGGGCTTTGTGCGCCAATTTCAACACCCTGCATTTTGCCCGGGATGCGGCGACCAACACGTTTGTGAGTGCCGAACCCCAGACCCCGCTGTTAAATCGGTTTGACCAAACCATTAAAGAGACCGGTTTGAAAAAAGGAAGGATTCTGCTGGAAAAAGAGGTGCGGCCGTTGTACCCGGGCCTGCTGACGGCATATTTTTTAAAGGAGCTGGGGGTAACGGTGACAGGGATCGTGGAAACCGGATCGTTTCCGGATTCAGGGTCCACATTTTCCGGCAGCGCGCCTGTAAAGGCCCTGACCCTGGCATCCCCCTGGACCCTGGAAGAGGTGGTTAAAAAACTGCTTGAATATTCCAACAATTTTATTGCCAATCAGGTGATGCTGGCTTTAGGGGCTCACGTGCACGGCCCGCCGGCCACCCTGGACAAAGGGGTTCAGGTGCTGACACGGACCGCGGCCGGTCTGCCCGGCTGGGACACCGCAGCAATTGCCGAAGGATCAGGTATTTCAAGGGAAAACCGGGTCACACCGGCCCAGATGGGAACCCTGCTGATGGCGTTCATGCCCCATCACACCCTGATGCCTTTTACCGGCACCCAGTATTATAAAACCGGGACCCTCACCGGCATCCGCACCCGGGCCGGGTATTTTGTCGGCGCGGATCAGCGCCTCTACCCCTTTGTCATCATGAAATAA
- the gspF gene encoding type II secretion system inner membrane protein GspF, producing MAVFEYKALNARGKKISGIVDADSRSIAQERLKAQKLFPVALERIVSTNSDTGAGHEITRMRRFFFSGIKPGEVAMVTRLIATLLSAGFPLVNAVKTVAGQTRSRRLQTVLSRVKDAIEEGSSFADSLTLYPNVFSSVYINMVAAGESSGTLEIVLDRLADFAERRQETKKKIQAALAYPMIMSVIGFLVLVILLTYIVPGIIEIFSDMEQTLPWPTLILIQVSDFFKAFWWGILLVPVLAAGGIYGIRRTTKGAFYTDQIMIRLPVAGPLIRKLITARFSRTLGSLLENGVPLLTALKITTTVTGNRVISELINKAAVQVEHGGQLSATLDENRYFPSLASQMIQVGEQSGEMEKMLMKTADLYEKEVQSAVTAATALVEPVIILVMGVMVGLIIMAICLPIVEINQLIM from the coding sequence TTGGCCGTATTTGAATACAAAGCCCTGAACGCCAGGGGAAAGAAAATTTCCGGGATTGTGGATGCCGACAGCCGGTCAATCGCCCAGGAGCGGTTGAAGGCCCAAAAGCTGTTTCCTGTAGCCCTGGAACGTATTGTGTCTACAAACAGTGATACAGGGGCAGGGCATGAAATTACCCGGATGAGGCGGTTTTTTTTCTCAGGGATAAAGCCCGGCGAAGTCGCCATGGTGACCCGGTTGATTGCGACCCTGCTTTCAGCGGGATTTCCCCTGGTCAATGCCGTGAAAACCGTGGCTGGGCAGACCCGGTCCCGGAGACTGCAAACCGTGTTGTCACGGGTCAAGGATGCCATTGAGGAGGGCAGCAGTTTTGCCGATTCACTGACACTTTACCCCAATGTGTTTTCTTCTGTGTATATCAATATGGTGGCTGCGGGTGAATCTTCCGGGACCCTGGAGATCGTGCTGGACCGGCTGGCGGATTTTGCCGAACGCAGGCAGGAAACCAAAAAGAAAATTCAGGCGGCCCTGGCTTATCCCATGATCATGTCTGTTATCGGATTTTTGGTGCTGGTGATTTTACTGACCTATATCGTACCGGGAATCATTGAGATTTTTTCTGATATGGAACAGACCCTGCCATGGCCCACACTGATCCTGATTCAAGTGAGTGATTTTTTTAAGGCGTTCTGGTGGGGAATCCTGCTGGTTCCGGTGCTGGCTGCCGGCGGGATATACGGGATACGCAGAACCACCAAAGGGGCGTTTTATACAGATCAGATCATGATCCGTCTGCCCGTTGCCGGCCCTTTGATCCGCAAACTGATTACAGCCCGGTTTTCACGTACTCTGGGGTCTTTGCTTGAAAACGGTGTGCCATTGCTGACAGCACTGAAAATTACCACCACCGTCACGGGGAACCGGGTGATATCGGAACTGATAAACAAGGCGGCCGTTCAAGTGGAACATGGTGGACAACTGAGCGCCACACTGGATGAAAACCGCTATTTTCCCAGCCTGGCCTCACAGATGATCCAGGTGGGCGAACAGAGCGGAGAAATGGAAAAGATGCTCATGAAGACGGCCGACCTGTATGAAAAGGAGGTCCAGTCCGCGGTGACGGCAGCCACGGCCCTGGTGGAACCGGTTATTATCCTGGTCATGGGGGTGATGGTTGGTTTGATTATCATGGCCATCTGTCTGCCCATTGTGGAAATCAACCAGTTGATCATGTGA
- a CDS encoding tetratricopeptide repeat protein, translating to MTWIRSAFTSGAVLVLLVFTALLTNQSVAGQMVINSDMQFDYAMKLYQDQDYDTAQTEFKRFVHFFPDDPRVGEAMFKTGMALFHQNRFFDAARQFNRIIEDRKIQDPFTRESYFMQSRAFVKLGNLGYGQLVLQNFLKLTEDIALQDRIYLELAQIHIQASRSPGIDELDQAQTSLEKISPASARNFKVDEQTAMIRKVRAAPEKNPTLAGLFALIPGGGFLYCERFKDAAVAFALNAGLLLGAYTAFDNGNPALGGVVSFMEAGFYSAGIYGSISAAHKHNHAVKVQILGREFNAGSTITAGTASFSLSLPF from the coding sequence ATGACCTGGATACGATCCGCATTTACATCAGGGGCGGTTTTGGTCCTTCTTGTTTTTACCGCGCTTTTGACGAACCAGAGCGTTGCCGGACAGATGGTTATCAACTCAGACATGCAGTTCGACTATGCAATGAAACTTTACCAGGACCAGGATTATGATACCGCTCAAACGGAATTCAAGCGATTTGTTCATTTTTTTCCAGATGATCCCCGGGTGGGTGAGGCCATGTTTAAAACCGGTATGGCCCTGTTTCATCAAAATCGTTTCTTCGATGCCGCCCGGCAGTTTAATCGGATCATTGAAGACCGGAAAATCCAGGATCCTTTCACCCGGGAATCTTATTTCATGCAGAGCCGGGCATTTGTTAAGCTGGGCAACTTAGGGTATGGCCAGCTGGTTTTGCAAAATTTCTTGAAACTGACCGAAGACATCGCGCTTCAGGACCGCATTTATCTGGAACTGGCCCAAATTCATATTCAGGCATCCAGATCGCCGGGGATCGATGAACTGGACCAGGCCCAGACCAGTCTGGAAAAAATATCACCGGCCAGTGCCCGAAACTTCAAGGTGGATGAACAGACGGCCATGATCCGGAAAGTTCGTGCCGCACCTGAGAAAAATCCAACCCTGGCCGGGTTGTTCGCTCTTATTCCAGGCGGTGGATTTTTATACTGTGAGCGGTTCAAAGACGCGGCCGTTGCCTTTGCCCTCAATGCCGGACTCCTGCTGGGGGCCTATACCGCGTTTGACAATGGCAACCCGGCCCTGGGAGGCGTGGTCAGCTTTATGGAAGCCGGATTTTATTCCGCCGGCATTTATGGATCCATCTCTGCCGCACACAAACACAACCATGCCGTCAAAGTCCAGATACTGGGCCGGGAATTCAATGCCGGGTCCACCATCACGGCCGGGACGGCCTCTTTTTCCCTGTCTCTGCCGTTTTAA
- the yidD gene encoding membrane protein insertion efficiency factor YidD, whose product MIQFFQDHISGADGNRCPMTPSCSAYAARAMEKHGLVIGWVMALDRILRCGRSEADLAPRRWINGEPYVYDPVSANDFWWFTPPLDKQP is encoded by the coding sequence ATGATCCAGTTTTTTCAGGACCACATCTCAGGAGCAGACGGAAACCGCTGCCCCATGACCCCGTCATGTTCTGCGTATGCCGCACGCGCGATGGAAAAACACGGGCTGGTTATCGGCTGGGTCATGGCCCTGGATCGGATTTTGCGCTGCGGCCGCAGCGAAGCCGACCTGGCACCCCGGCGCTGGATCAACGGGGAACCGTATGTGTATGACCCCGTGTCAGCCAATGATTTCTGGTGGTTCACCCCGCCTTTGGACAAACAGCCATGA